A part of Desulfofundulus salinus genomic DNA contains:
- a CDS encoding ANTAR domain-containing response regulator — translation MYRTRIVVAESDRDFRARLKEILRHAGYMVIGETQDGRSLLQMVFQTTPELVILEYRLPGSEGIDVAGIIEEHHVAPVVLTADLHQQNVAELVRSPGVYGVLPRPLQEEMVVPTIEMAMASFERTMRLEKEIRGLRKTLEERKLTERAKGLLMERKGMTERQAYKYLQKMSMNRCVPLARVAREIIMALEK, via the coding sequence GTGTACAGGACCCGCATTGTTGTTGCCGAAAGCGACAGGGATTTTCGCGCCCGGCTTAAAGAGATCCTGCGCCATGCAGGATACATGGTGATTGGGGAAACGCAGGACGGCCGGTCCTTGCTGCAGATGGTCTTTCAAACCACCCCGGAACTGGTGATTTTGGAATACCGCCTTCCGGGCAGTGAGGGCATAGATGTGGCCGGCATTATCGAAGAGCATCATGTAGCCCCGGTGGTGCTTACGGCCGACTTGCACCAGCAAAATGTGGCCGAGCTGGTTCGTTCGCCCGGGGTTTACGGGGTGCTCCCCAGGCCATTGCAGGAGGAAATGGTGGTGCCGACCATTGAAATGGCCATGGCTTCCTTTGAGCGGACCATGCGGCTGGAAAAGGAAATTAGAGGCCTGCGCAAGACTCTGGAAGAGCGCAAGTTGACGGAGCGGGCCAAAGGTTTGCTTATGGAGAGAAAAGGAATGACGGAGCGGCAGGCCTATAAATACCTGCAAAAGATGAGTATGAATCGCTGCGTACCTTTAGCCCGGGTGGCCCGGGAAATTATTATGGCCCTGGAAAAGTAA